One Thermoanaerobacter pseudethanolicus ATCC 33223 genomic window, AAAGAAAAAGAACAATGAATATTAAAAGAGAATTAAGCAGCATAAAATTTAGATTTATATAAGGATTTAATAATACATTTATAAAAGAAAGAATTAAGATGGAGGCAGGGTAGATGTATCCTACCTCCATCTTTTTTATGTCTTCTACAGCTGCAAAAAATAGAATTAGTAAGATTAGTATTTTCATTTAAAAATCACCGTCCAGTTATCTTGCTCTGACTTTTTCCACTGTGGATCAGGAAGATTAAATTTTGAGTCTGCATAAAAGCCATTTACAGGGATTTTAAGCTGTACTTCGGCTGTTTTTCCATCTTCAGCAGTGAAGTAAATATACAGTGTTGAATTCTCATCTCCTGGTTTATCATACTGGAACTTCATTACTGCGCTTCCTGTAACGTCACCTATATTTTTTATAACCGAATAAGGCTCTACATAAAGTACACCCTTATTTTGATACCTGTTTATCACGTGTACTGCTCTTATGCTGGTGATTTTTTTGTTAAAGGTGTATGAAATGTTCAGAGTCATATCGCAGACAGAGCCGTCTTCTCTCGTGTGCTTGTTAGTAAACACATATTGAGGTGTTTTTGATATTGTTACAGTACCTCTTAGCTTATCCATTTCTGACGAATAAGGCACTGTAACTTCCTTTTTGTTGTTGCTTAAGTCTAAATCATATTTATTTGTATCTGTTAATTGTATTTCAGCTACCAGAGTAATGTCAGTATTTTTTCCAGGATAGCTGAAGCTGAATGTCTGTGTGGAGTTACTGTTAAACTGCACAGATTTTGTTAAAAACACAGAAGAATCAGCTTTGTCATAAACTTTTACAACACCATTAACAGGGAATGCATAGCTTTTCTGCAGTCCCACTGTTACAGAGCCTGTGTAGGTTTCATCAGGGACTACATAGGTAGTTCCCGGATTTATGCTTGCAATATATAAATCCACTCCATTGTTCGCTTTAACAAGTGTTTGTATCTTATTATTGGAAAGGTTAGTCTCATAATATTTATCAGCACTTGCTAATGATATTTCTGCTACTAGTATCATATCAGACGATTTTCCTGTGTAGTTAAAACTGACTGTCTGTGTAGTATTGCTTGTAAATGACACTGTTTGAGTTTTGAATGGCGAAGATGGATTAGCTGCATCATATATCTTTAATGTTCCCGTAACTGGATATCCTGATATAAAAGAAGCATTTTGGAGTCCTACTACTACTGAACCTGTGTAGGTGTGCCCTCCTACCATGTTTGAAGTTCCTGCATTAAGATTAGTGACATATAAATCCACCAACCTTTTTGCAGGTGCAGTAAACTGCCTTGTATTGTTTGTTTGATTATAATCCCAGTACTGCAAATAAGAGTCTGGATTTGATGGTGGATTGGGCTGTACTACTGCTATTAAGTTTCTATCTGAACTTGTCCCTGTAAAGCTTAAATTGACTGTTTGAGAACTGTTGGGACTTAAAGTGATTTGTGCACTTGCTACAGCATTTGCAGTATTGAGTCTTACAGGGTCTCCGGTTATAACTGTATTGAAATTAAAACTTCCTGCATCATATAAGGCTACTGTTGCAGGAATACTTGTTGAACTATTACCTAAACTTACTGTGACCTGCACAGTGTAATTTTTATTTGGCTCCATATAGCCTATTGGATTTACGTTTGTAATTGCCAAATCTATACCATTTTTCGCAAGGTAATATACGTATATTCCATCAGAAGTTTCTGTTGCAACTAAACCGTGTGCTATAGAAACTTCTCCTGTAGCTGGAGCATTTAATTGTATTGTTCCATCTCCATCTATTGTCCAGTCAGATTTTTTGATCGTGACAAAATAATTTCCTACATTAGCATATATTCTGTCTGCTCCGACAGAAACAGCAGAATATACGATATAGTTTGGAGAATTAGGTAGTTGAGATTTTAAACTGGAGGAAGAAAAATCTATTTGTTTTATAACATTTAAATTATTTTTATCTAAAACAACAATTTTTCCGTGTTGTTTTGAACTATCTGAATAATAATATGGAATGTATAAATATCTATCGTCTACAGCTGGGGAATGGTTAACAAGGTTGTTTGTATTCCTAAGGTTTCCGTTTACTGTAAGATTTAAGGTGCTGCTGAAGATATTATTTATTTTGTAGATACCACCAAGCACATCAGTGAAGTAGGCGTTTGAGCCGTCTACTGAAAAACTTGCTGGAATACCTATGCCTGCACCAGCATAGGCTTTTGAAATATTTATTCCCCATGCATAGTTCCATTGATATACAGGTCTTATATAAGTTCTTGTTAATTTACTCCCAAGCTTTTGCCACGTTTGTGGTCCGACTATTCCATCTACCGTAAGCCCATTTTTACTTTGAAAATCTCTGACTGCTGCTTCAGTTCCTGAACCAAATTGTCCATCTTCAACAAGAGAATAGCCTATAATATTAAGCGTTTCTTGAAGTATCTTAACTCCATTTCCTGTGCTGCCTAATTTTAAGATGTCTGTTCTTGAAGATATTGTTGAAGATGAAATGACATTGAATAAATCACTAAATCTAATTCTGTAAAGATAGCCATCTGCGGTTTTGTTAGGCTCATGTGTTGTACCGATTATAAAGCCTGTTTCAGGTGATGTTTCTCCTGCGTTTACTGGTGCTGCTGATGAGCTTATACGTGTATAAGTGGTGCCTAATGCGATATCTGTAATTCCAACATCGCTAAAATCATCGGTAAAATAGCCTATTGAAACATGTCCTCCGTTCCCATCTCCTACCACCACAATATTATATCCCTGCCATCTCATCATAAGTGGAGCAGAAACTATATCAGTACCGCCTCCCGTTGTTGTATTGATTCTTACTTTTAAAACAGGCGAGCCATTTATTATTTGGTATATAAAAACATATCCATCCTTTGAACCTGCTGCAATGTACTTGTTACCGTTTGGTGATACATAATAGGTTGGATGGCTGCCAGATGGATTGGCTGGTACTGTGGAAGACCCATATACAGGCAAAGGCCCCCATTTTTTATTGCTGTTTGGAACAATTTTGGGTGTAAATGTGTAGGGACTTGTGCTTGTATTAAAATCGTATAAACTTTTTGAGTATGGAGATATACTTTCATAAGCATACAAATTATTGCCATTGAACGCTATAACTATTGGCTGAGAAGCATTGATACCTAATTCTTTTGGGCTTATTATCAAAGGCTGGCTTAAGCTTTGCCCTAAGCCAGTAACATACCATCCCAGCTTAGCCCTTGTTGTGCTTGTGACCTGTGTTGCTGCTATTCCACCGTACATCTCATAATTATATCTCGTTCGGTTTTGATTGAAACCGAAAGATATAATATCCATATATGCCAAGCCTTTTAGTATAAAGGCTAATAATAAAATTCCTATAACAGTAAAAACAATTATTTTGCGTTTGTTTACTTTAATTTTTGACACAGAAAAATCACCTCCAAAAAAATAATAAAAAAAGAGATGCGGATAACATCTCTTTCTGTTATTCTATATTAAGTTTTACCTTATTTATTATTTATGGCGGTGGTGGAGGACCGGGTATATGTCCATGATATTCAGATTCTTTTACACCATCATCTGAAGTATTTGAACTACCACTACCCGAACTACTTCCACTTGAACTGCTTCCGCTACTTGAAGTTGTTCCACTGGATGTAGTTGTTCCACTTGAAGTTGTATTTTCTGATGATGTAGTAGTGCCTGATGACGTCGTATTAGACGTTGTATTAGACGTTATAGTTGTAGTTGTCGGTGTCGTTGTTTCCGTTGTGGTTGTTGATGTTGTTGTTTTGGTTGTAGTCGTTGATTTTGTACTTGTAGTTGTGCTGTTCTTAGTTGTTGTATTAGTTGTTGTAGTCGTTTTTGTATTTGTTACTGCTGTTTTGTTTTGCTCTTGCTGTTGTTTTTGTTCCTGCTGTTGTACTTGTTCTTGATTTTGTACCTGCTCCTGTTGTTGCTGCTGTACTTCCTCTTGAGTTTGTTCTTGTTTTTGCTCTTCTTGTTGTATTTGTTCTTGTTGTTCTTGCTGCTGTTGTGTCTCTTTCTGCTCCTGCACTTGTTCCTGTACCGCAGCAGCTTTCTTTTCTTTGTATGTCTCTATTAATTTCGGCGCTGCTATTGTAGCAGAGCCTACCAATAAGCCTATGCCTACTATTGCTATTGTTCTTTTTATGTCTATCATGGAATCATCTCCTTTCCGTTAATATAATTATAACATAAATTAGAAAAATATATGGAAAATTATATCAACTTCATTCTATTTAAATCACTTTAATTAAAATCTCTTCAACAAATTTATCGGTAGTTTTTCCTTCTCTTTTAGCTTTCTCTTTCAGTAATTTATAGAGCTCTTCAGAAATTTTAAGAGTATTTTCTCTCTCTTCTTTCATCTCTTCTATCCTCCGTATCAGTCTTGCTTTTTCTCTCTGGCTTAAAACATCTTCATTTTTCTCAAGAAGTTTTTCCATGTTTTTTGGGTCTTTTAAGAGCATTAGCAAGTTACTTAAAGACTTTTCAGGTAAAGCTCCGGTCTCATACCTTGCAATAGAAGCTTCGCCTATGCCCAAAAGTTTCGCAAAAGCCCTTTGACTTAAGCCGTAATTTTCTCTAATATTTCTTATTTCCTTTGTTGAAAGTATGCCGTGCTTTTCCCTATATATGTCGTAAACTCTCTTTATGTTTCCTTCCTCTAATTCCTCATCAAACAGCTCCTCACCACACACACTGCATACCCTTATTCTTGCTAAAGCCTTTATTTCATCTCCTCTGACGTTCGATGCTTCTTCTTTTTCAATTATCTCTGTTTCTTGCTCTATCCCGCAAACAGGGCAAAACTTTTTCACACTTTCCACCTCCTCATTTATATGGATAAATTAACGGATATTCTGCTATATGGAAAGAAAGACACACCAAACATTCTTTTTCTCCCCTTTGTTCAATTTTAAGTTTTATGTAAAAGTCCGTTCCTTCAATATCATACCCAAATTCCCATATAGAACCCTGTCTATTACTGCCTACATCTACACTAGGACCTCTATAATAATTTTTGTACGTTAAATCCATAATAATCTCTTTAACATGTTTAATTGTTAGGCCAGCTTCTTTAATTGAATCCATATTTTTCTTTCGTGGGACAAAGTCGAAAGTACCTGCTTTCATCAATTCTTTAGCATCATTGAGGAATTTTTTAATTTCCTCAATTTGGGCCATAGTATATACTCCTTTCATTTAATATTTTATCATATCTTAAATAATTTTACAATCATTTGATAGTATTTTTTATAAAATTCTCTAATTATTTTTCATCTCCAAACCAGTAGTCCACTTTATCTTTTTTAAAGTCGTAAAAAAACAGCATACTTTTGCCCTCTCTATCCTTCACAAAAACACCTCCCGGCATAAAATTACAGTCTTCTAAAGTAAACTCATCAATCTCCAAATGTTCCCTCAAAAACTCCATAACTTTGTCTCTCATCTCTTTCATGCTCACTTACAAGCACCTCCCTAAAAATTCAAAATCAAATTTGCCTCCCGGCAGTAAACAGGAAAAACAGCCTGCGAATTGGAGGTCAAGGTGGAGTCGAGGGATACCGGACCGAGTGCAGCGAGGGAGGATATGCTCGAAGGCACCTTAACCGGAAACAGAGCAGGCGTATAATCTTAAAAGCGGGAGGCAAATTTTAAATATACTTACAAGAAAAGACCCGAAAATATAAAAAAAGCACGACCGCTGCGGCGTATGCCGTCTGCGGTGGTGCTCTATTAATTCGGATTTTTGTTTTGAGCAAAGCGAAAATGAAAAATCCGGACCGCTAAGGAAGATAAGAAAAAATAGTCCGAACAAAAAATAAGCAATTTTTTTCTTGCATTTTACTACAATAATATAAAATCATATA contains:
- a CDS encoding type II toxin-antitoxin system MqsR family toxin yields the protein MAQIEEIKKFLNDAKELMKAGTFDFVPRKKNMDSIKEAGLTIKHVKEIIMDLTYKNYYRGPSVDVGSNRQGSIWEFGYDIEGTDFYIKLKIEQRGEKECLVCLSFHIAEYPLIYPYK
- a CDS encoding type II toxin-antitoxin system MqsA family antitoxin translates to MKKFCPVCGIEQETEIIEKEEASNVRGDEIKALARIRVCSVCGEELFDEELEEGNIKRVYDIYREKHGILSTKEIRNIRENYGLSQRAFAKLLGIGEASIARYETGALPEKSLSNLLMLLKDPKNMEKLLEKNEDVLSQREKARLIRRIEEMKEERENTLKISEELYKLLKEKAKREGKTTDKFVEEILIKVI
- a CDS encoding peptidoglycan-binding domain-containing protein encodes the protein MSKIKVNKRKIIVFTVIGILLLAFILKGLAYMDIISFGFNQNRTRYNYEMYGGIAATQVTSTTRAKLGWYVTGLGQSLSQPLIISPKELGINASQPIVIAFNGNNLYAYESISPYSKSLYDFNTSTSPYTFTPKIVPNSNKKWGPLPVYGSSTVPANPSGSHPTYYVSPNGNKYIAAGSKDGYVFIYQIINGSPVLKVRINTTTGGGTDIVSAPLMMRWQGYNIVVVGDGNGGHVSIGYFTDDFSDVGITDIALGTTYTRISSSAAPVNAGETSPETGFIIGTTHEPNKTADGYLYRIRFSDLFNVISSSTISSRTDILKLGSTGNGVKILQETLNIIGYSLVEDGQFGSGTEAAVRDFQSKNGLTVDGIVGPQTWQKLGSKLTRTYIRPVYQWNYAWGINISKAYAGAGIGIPASFSVDGSNAYFTDVLGGIYKINNIFSSTLNLTVNGNLRNTNNLVNHSPAVDDRYLYIPYYYSDSSKQHGKIVVLDKNNLNVIKQIDFSSSSLKSQLPNSPNYIVYSAVSVGADRIYANVGNYFVTIKKSDWTIDGDGTIQLNAPATGEVSIAHGLVATETSDGIYVYYLAKNGIDLAITNVNPIGYMEPNKNYTVQVTVSLGNSSTSIPATVALYDAGSFNFNTVITGDPVRLNTANAVASAQITLSPNSSQTVNLSFTGTSSDRNLIAVVQPNPPSNPDSYLQYWDYNQTNNTRQFTAPAKRLVDLYVTNLNAGTSNMVGGHTYTGSVVVGLQNASFISGYPVTGTLKIYDAANPSSPFKTQTVSFTSNTTQTVSFNYTGKSSDMILVAEISLASADKYYETNLSNNKIQTLVKANNGVDLYIASINPGTTYVVPDETYTGSVTVGLQKSYAFPVNGVVKVYDKADSSVFLTKSVQFNSNSTQTFSFSYPGKNTDITLVAEIQLTDTNKYDLDLSNNKKEVTVPYSSEMDKLRGTVTISKTPQYVFTNKHTREDGSVCDMTLNISYTFNKKITSIRAVHVINRYQNKGVLYVEPYSVIKNIGDVTGSAVMKFQYDKPGDENSTLYIYFTAEDGKTAEVQLKIPVNGFYADSKFNLPDPQWKKSEQDNWTVIFK